One window from the genome of Methyloradius palustris encodes:
- a CDS encoding flavoprotein, whose amino-acid sequence MKPILQQRLAWAITGSGHYLRECLELIEPLENVDLFLSKAAAEIIKQYGYEHHVARVYQDKTASSVPVEFFYQGNYHTVVVAPATSNTVAKMVYGISDTLVTNVFAQAGKCRVPTIVFACDTAPEIESEAPHENMVKVYPRAIDLENMEKLKTFEQTTVAADILQLNAAIQARLAWLRASSF is encoded by the coding sequence GTGAAGCCGATCTTACAACAGCGCTTGGCATGGGCAATTACGGGTTCAGGGCATTATCTTAGGGAATGTCTTGAGCTTATCGAGCCGCTAGAGAATGTCGATTTATTCCTGAGTAAAGCAGCGGCTGAGATCATTAAGCAGTATGGTTATGAACATCATGTTGCGCGTGTATATCAGGACAAAACTGCCAGCTCAGTGCCAGTCGAGTTCTTCTACCAAGGTAATTACCATACGGTGGTGGTAGCGCCAGCCACTTCGAATACTGTTGCCAAAATGGTCTATGGTATTTCCGATACGCTCGTGACCAATGTATTTGCGCAAGCTGGAAAATGTCGGGTGCCAACCATTGTGTTTGCCTGTGATACCGCCCCTGAAATTGAATCCGAAGCACCGCATGAGAATATGGTTAAAGTATACCCACGCGCTATTGATCTCGAGAATATGGAAAAGCTGAAGACGTTTGAACAGACCACAGTCGCAGCTGACATCTTGCAACTCAATGCGGCTATCCAGGCCAGATTAGCATGGCTGAGAGCCTCCTCTTTTTAA